A portion of the Aquila chrysaetos chrysaetos chromosome 4, bAquChr1.4, whole genome shotgun sequence genome contains these proteins:
- the ARC gene encoding activity-regulated cytoskeleton-associated protein, whose translation MQLDNVTNAGIHSFQGHRGVANKPNVILQIGKCRAEMLEHVRRTHRHLLSEVSKQVERELKGLQKSVGKLENNLEDHVPTDNQRWKKSIKACLARCQETIAHLERWVKREMNVWKEVFFRLEKWADRLESMGGKYCPGDHGKQTVSVGVGGPEIRPSEGEIYDYALDMSQMYALTPPPGEVPSIPQAHDSYQWVSVSEDAPASPVETQVFEDPREFLSHLEEYLKQVGGTEEYWLSQIQNHMNGPAKKWWEYKQDSVKNWVEFKKEFLQYSEGTLTRDAIKRELDLPQKEGEPLDQFLWRKRDLYQTLYVDADEEEIIQYVVGTLQPKLKRFLSYPLPKTLEQLIQRGKEVQGSMDHSEEPSPQRTPEIQSGDSVDSVPPSTTASPVPSNGTQPEPPSPPATVI comes from the coding sequence ATGCAGCTGGATAATGTCACCAATGCGGGCATCCACTCCTTTCAGGGGCACCGTGGAGTTGCCAACAAGCCCAATGTGATCCTGCAGATAGGGAAATGCAGGGCAGAGATGTTGGAGCACGTCAGGAGGACCCACCGGCACCTCCTCTCTGAGGTCTCCAAGCAGGTGGAGCGCGAGCTGAAAGGCTTGCAGAAATCAGTGGGGAAGTTAGAAAATAACTTAGAGGACCATGTCCCAACTGATAACCAAAGATGGAAGAAGTCCATCAAGGCCTGCCTGGCCAGATGCCAGGAAACCATTGCCCATCTGGAGAGGTGGGTCAAGAGAGAGATGAATGTTTGGAAGGAGGTCTTTTTCCGTCTGGAGAAGTGGGCCGACCGTCTGGAGTCCATGGGAGGCAAATATTGCCCTGGGGACCATGGCAAGCAGACTGTGTCCGTTGGGGTGGGAGGCCCAGAGATAAGGCCAAGTGAGGGGGAGATTTATGATTATGCCCTTGATATGAGCCAAATGTATGCGCTGACCCCTCCTCCTGGGGAGGtgcccagcatcccccaggCCCACGATTCCTACCAGTGGGTCTCCGTGTCAGAGGATGCTCCAGCCTCCCCAGTGGAGACCCAGGTCTTTGAGGATCCCCGGGAGTTCTTGAGCCACTTGGAGGAATACTTAAAGCAGGTGGGTGGAACAGAGGAGTACTGGCTGTCTCAGATCCAAAACCACATGAATGGCCCAGCTAAAAAGTGGTGGGAATACAAGCAGGACTCTGTCAAGAACTGGGTCGAGTTCAAGAAGGAGTTCCTGCAGTACAGCGAGGGGACTCTGACTAGGGATGCTATCAAAAGGGAGCTGGATTTGCCCCAGAAAGAGGGGGAGCCCCTGGACCAGTTCCTTTGGCGCAAGAGAGACTTGTACCAGACCCTCTATGTCGATGCAGATGAGGAGGAAATTATCCAGTACGTGGTAGGCACCCTCCAGCCCAAACTGAAGCGCTTCTTGAGTTACCCCTTGCCCAAGACCTTAGAGCAGCTGATCCAAAGAGGGAAGGAAGTCCAAGGCAGCATGGACCACTCGGAGGAGCCCAGCCCACAGAGGACCCCTGAGATTCAATCAGGAGATTCTGTGGACAGCGTGCCTCCTTCAACCACTGCCAGTCCCGTGCCGAGCAATGGGACTCAACCCGAGCCCCCGAGCCCACCAGCTACTGTCATATGA